A stretch of Geomonas oryzisoli DNA encodes these proteins:
- a CDS encoding sensor histidine kinase: MRPLAPWSTVRGRLVMLAIGIEILMLFVMVFNSLRLLHGAMTKQARWQAEQMSPVLIAALTAPLAQQDFATVQAVIDESRRAGGVKYIVILDSAGRRVASSGWGRDQALPPPSQSFELFQGTRAPRYDVLVPIDQTGQPLGTLHFGLDLAQIVAARHLLLLQGGTIAIIEVFLSTVILTLLGYWLTRHLVTLTRASLEVANGNLTPAPVREGHDDVGRLGAAFNMMSRAISERVRELTAAKEALQERARELEDLNLTLESRVQDEVAKNREKDNYLTQQEKMASIGQLAAGVAHEINNPMGFVTSNLSTLGKYLQRLEEFIAAQDEAIGKGGDQAVCDDLSRTRKQLKIDHILDDGKQLIAESLEGGGRVQHIVQSLKNFSRVDQVQYSRVDLNECLETTISIAWNEIKYVATLKREFGVLPPVCCYPQQLNQVFLNLLINASQAIESSGEIVIRTWSDGDDVFVSVSDTGAGIPPEIVNRIFEPFFTTKDVGKGTGLGLSISYDIIRKHNGEIAVESVPGSGTTFKVRLPVSQEACVA; this comes from the coding sequence ATGAGACCGCTCGCTCCCTGGTCAACGGTACGGGGCCGTCTGGTGATGCTCGCCATCGGCATCGAGATACTGATGTTGTTCGTGATGGTGTTCAACAGCCTGCGCCTTCTGCACGGTGCCATGACCAAACAGGCCCGGTGGCAGGCCGAGCAGATGTCGCCGGTCCTCATTGCCGCGCTTACCGCCCCCCTTGCCCAGCAGGACTTCGCAACCGTTCAGGCCGTCATCGACGAGAGCCGCCGTGCCGGCGGGGTCAAGTACATCGTGATCCTGGACAGCGCCGGGAGGCGGGTCGCCTCCAGCGGCTGGGGGCGTGACCAGGCCCTTCCTCCCCCCAGTCAAAGCTTCGAGTTGTTCCAGGGGACCCGCGCTCCGCGCTACGACGTGCTCGTCCCCATCGACCAGACCGGGCAGCCTCTGGGCACCCTGCACTTCGGGCTGGATCTCGCCCAGATCGTCGCCGCCCGGCACCTCCTGCTACTGCAGGGGGGAACCATCGCCATCATCGAGGTGTTCCTTTCTACGGTGATACTGACCCTGCTCGGCTACTGGCTGACCCGACACCTGGTCACGCTCACCAGGGCGAGTCTCGAGGTCGCCAACGGCAACCTGACACCGGCGCCGGTGCGCGAGGGGCATGACGACGTCGGGCGGCTGGGTGCCGCCTTCAACATGATGTCCCGCGCCATTTCCGAACGGGTGCGCGAGCTGACCGCGGCCAAGGAAGCGTTGCAGGAACGCGCCCGGGAACTCGAGGATTTGAACCTGACCCTGGAGTCCAGGGTCCAGGATGAGGTGGCGAAGAACCGGGAGAAGGACAACTACCTCACCCAGCAGGAGAAGATGGCCTCCATCGGACAGCTGGCCGCCGGCGTCGCCCACGAGATCAACAACCCCATGGGGTTCGTCACCAGTAACCTCTCCACACTGGGCAAATACCTGCAACGACTGGAGGAGTTCATCGCGGCCCAGGACGAGGCGATCGGCAAAGGAGGGGATCAAGCCGTCTGTGACGACCTCTCCCGGACCAGGAAGCAGCTGAAGATCGATCACATCCTCGATGACGGCAAACAGCTGATCGCCGAGTCGCTGGAAGGGGGAGGGCGGGTGCAGCACATTGTGCAGAGCCTGAAGAACTTCTCCCGGGTGGACCAGGTTCAATACTCGCGGGTCGATCTGAACGAATGCCTCGAGACCACCATCAGTATCGCCTGGAACGAGATCAAGTACGTCGCCACCTTGAAGCGGGAGTTCGGAGTGCTCCCCCCCGTCTGTTGTTACCCGCAGCAGCTCAACCAGGTATTTCTCAACCTGCTGATCAACGCCTCGCAAGCAATCGAGAGCTCAGGGGAGATCGTGATCCGAACCTGGAGCGACGGTGACGATGTCTTCGTCTCGGTAAGCGACACCGGCGCGGGGATCCCGCCGGAGATCGTGAACCGGATTTTCGAGCCCTTTTTCACGACCAAGGATGTCGGCAAGGGAACCGGCCTCGGGCTCTCCATCAGCTACGACATCATCAGGAAGCACAACGGCGAGATCGCCGTCGAAAGCGTCCCCGGCTCAGGCACCACCTTCAAGGTAAGGCTGCCGGTGTCCCAGGAGGCATGCGTGGCATAG
- a CDS encoding phosphate/phosphite/phosphonate ABC transporter substrate-binding protein, producing MRSMIRLFGLVLFLTLLPGIASAQGSFVIGVAPHTSARVILEMYQPLRLYLGKRLNMPVEIVTAPDFDEFARRALAQKYDLAITTGHQARLLQLDADYLPQLTYKADFKAVTIVPRNSDITKAADLKGKKVLGLSAASLVTLWGEHWLVENHVTTLPVKFVSASDSVAQLLLAGEAAAGFTSLANFQKLRPEVQGQLRIIAQSTPLAGRVYLLNQRWSSREKAINAALWSFAETPEGKRYFDANKLGGYRKLHQGELEGMDRYAAEVKRLLKKEER from the coding sequence ATGCGAAGCATGATCCGTCTCTTTGGCCTTGTATTGTTTCTGACGCTTCTCCCGGGGATCGCCTCTGCCCAAGGGAGTTTCGTGATAGGGGTGGCCCCCCATACCAGTGCCCGGGTCATCCTCGAGATGTACCAGCCGTTGCGGCTTTACCTGGGCAAGAGGCTGAACATGCCGGTGGAGATCGTCACCGCGCCGGACTTCGATGAGTTCGCACGGCGCGCCCTGGCCCAGAAGTACGATCTCGCCATCACCACCGGTCACCAGGCGCGGCTGCTGCAACTCGACGCCGACTACCTGCCGCAACTCACCTACAAGGCCGACTTCAAGGCCGTCACCATCGTCCCCCGAAACAGCGACATAACAAAGGCCGCGGATCTGAAAGGGAAGAAGGTCCTCGGGCTCAGCGCGGCTTCGCTGGTAACCCTGTGGGGGGAACACTGGCTCGTCGAAAATCACGTCACCACCTTGCCGGTCAAATTCGTCAGCGCCTCGGACAGCGTCGCGCAGCTCCTCTTGGCCGGCGAAGCCGCAGCAGGGTTCACCTCGCTCGCCAACTTCCAGAAGCTGCGCCCGGAGGTGCAGGGGCAGTTGCGCATCATCGCCCAAAGCACCCCCCTCGCCGGGCGGGTATACCTCTTGAACCAGCGCTGGTCGTCGCGAGAAAAGGCCATCAACGCGGCACTGTGGTCGTTTGCGGAGACACCGGAGGGTAAGCGCTATTTCGACGCCAACAAGCTCGGCGGCTACCGAAAGCTCCACCAGGGGGAGCTGGAAGGTATGGACCGCTATGCAGCCGAGGTCAAAAGGCTGCTTAAAAAAGAAGAAAGATGA
- a CDS encoding (Fe-S)-binding protein, with the protein MSPNPKLFAVLLLLSASAFVIGCYRRFSLVALGRPENRLDAPGTRFSRMLRLAFGQQRVLGKPFGMNHFVIFWSFIILAAANAEFLASGMLPQVTLAALPAPLQHALLLLFDLVSLLTLACVLIACARRLFFPEPSLSSDYVKARSPEAFLILSLIALLMLAYFGLHAARIAMGVEIPAAMPVSAFIARHLPDALAADPAALATWSWWLHALALLSFLAYLPQSKHMHILTAIPNCFLAGREQPNTQPREQFARGMSFGVGRVDEFTWKDLFDSFSCTECGRCQEACPASATGKSLNPRAVIHAVKTNLLANGAALRAGEKPAVPLIGAEGEGSATEATVWACTTCGACMNVCPVLIEHMPKIVKMRRHLVQMKASFPEELATFFENIEARSNPWGIAPTERTKWHATMQVRPFEAGQTEYLLYVGCAGAFDARQKQVTVALASILDAAGVSWGTLGKDERCCGDSLRRLGNEYVFDRTARENVDLFAQRGVRKIVTQCPHCFSTLKNDYRQYGIELEVVHHSELIAALLAAGQLQLKQRVADLGRLLFHDSCYLGRHNDVYDAPRQVLKTATGAEPAEFDRNAGRSFCCGAGGGRMWQEEQEGERINLNRVKEALRQNPDTICVSCPYCLTMMEDGLKDLQGGSVRVKDLAEVVAEGLRP; encoded by the coding sequence ATGTCTCCGAACCCGAAACTCTTTGCCGTACTCCTGCTTCTCTCCGCCTCCGCTTTTGTCATCGGCTGTTACCGCCGGTTCAGCCTGGTCGCCCTCGGCCGCCCCGAGAACCGCCTCGACGCGCCGGGGACCCGGTTCTCGCGCATGCTCCGCCTTGCTTTCGGCCAACAGCGGGTGCTCGGCAAGCCCTTCGGGATGAACCATTTCGTCATCTTCTGGTCCTTCATCATCCTTGCCGCCGCCAACGCCGAGTTCCTGGCGAGCGGCATGCTGCCGCAGGTAACCCTTGCCGCGCTCCCCGCGCCGCTCCAGCACGCCCTGCTCCTCCTCTTCGATCTGGTCTCCCTGCTGACGCTCGCCTGCGTCCTTATCGCCTGCGCCCGCAGGCTCTTCTTCCCCGAACCGTCCCTGAGCAGCGACTACGTCAAGGCGCGCAGCCCGGAGGCGTTCCTGATCCTTTCCCTGATCGCCCTGCTCATGCTGGCCTATTTCGGCCTGCACGCCGCGCGGATCGCCATGGGGGTCGAGATTCCCGCCGCCATGCCGGTGTCGGCGTTCATCGCGCGGCACCTGCCGGACGCGCTGGCCGCCGATCCCGCTGCCCTGGCAACCTGGTCCTGGTGGCTGCACGCCCTGGCGCTCCTTTCCTTCCTCGCCTATCTTCCCCAGAGCAAGCACATGCACATCCTGACTGCCATCCCCAACTGCTTCCTGGCCGGCCGCGAACAACCGAACACGCAGCCGCGCGAACAGTTCGCCAGGGGGATGAGCTTCGGCGTCGGGCGTGTGGACGAGTTCACCTGGAAGGATCTGTTCGATTCCTTTTCCTGCACAGAGTGCGGCCGCTGCCAGGAGGCCTGCCCCGCATCGGCGACCGGGAAGTCCCTGAATCCGCGCGCCGTGATCCATGCCGTGAAGACCAACCTGTTGGCCAACGGCGCCGCGCTGCGTGCCGGGGAGAAGCCTGCCGTGCCGCTGATCGGAGCGGAAGGGGAGGGGAGCGCGACCGAAGCGACCGTCTGGGCCTGCACCACCTGCGGGGCCTGCATGAACGTGTGCCCGGTGCTCATCGAGCACATGCCAAAGATCGTCAAGATGCGCCGTCACCTGGTGCAGATGAAGGCCTCATTCCCCGAAGAACTGGCCACCTTCTTCGAAAACATCGAGGCCAGGAGCAACCCCTGGGGGATCGCCCCCACCGAGAGGACCAAGTGGCATGCCACCATGCAGGTCAGGCCGTTTGAAGCGGGGCAGACCGAGTACCTGCTCTACGTCGGTTGCGCGGGCGCCTTCGATGCACGGCAGAAGCAGGTGACGGTGGCGCTCGCCTCCATCCTCGACGCCGCCGGCGTCTCCTGGGGAACGCTGGGCAAGGACGAGCGCTGTTGCGGGGACAGCCTGCGCCGCCTCGGCAACGAGTACGTCTTCGACCGCACCGCGCGGGAGAACGTCGACCTCTTCGCTCAACGCGGGGTAAGGAAGATCGTCACCCAGTGTCCGCACTGCTTTTCGACGCTCAAAAACGACTACCGCCAGTACGGCATCGAACTGGAAGTCGTGCACCACTCCGAACTGATAGCCGCGCTCCTCGCCGCCGGACAGTTGCAGCTGAAGCAGCGGGTTGCCGACCTGGGGCGGCTGCTTTTCCACGACTCCTGCTACCTGGGGCGGCACAACGACGTCTACGACGCGCCCCGGCAGGTTCTGAAGACGGCGACCGGAGCCGAACCCGCGGAGTTCGACCGTAACGCCGGGCGCTCCTTCTGTTGCGGTGCGGGGGGCGGGCGGATGTGGCAGGAGGAGCAGGAAGGGGAGAGGATCAACCTGAACCGGGTGAAGGAGGCGCTGCGGCAGAATCCCGATACCATCTGCGTCAGCTGTCCCTACTGTCTCACCATGATGGAGGACGGCCTGAAGGACCTGCAGGGAGGATCGGTCCGGGTGAAGGACCTGGCCGAGGTGGTGGCGGAGGGGTTGCGTCCCTGA